A stretch of Paenibacillus mucilaginosus 3016 DNA encodes these proteins:
- a CDS encoding extracellular solute-binding protein, with protein sequence MGAGQRWAAGLTACCTMLLAGCSGEERGSATESGTADRFPITIAAAQVGDALADGNDVERAIEAYTGTQLDIQWIPSAAYDDKVSVLIASGKLPMMLRLKSTPPSARAIQSGLFWEIGPYLPSYPNLSALSPQYYDNIRVDGKLYGVPLFRDIARSAVVYRKDWLEKLGMNLPVTAEQWYEVCRAMALGDPDGNGRDDTYGLILGKKYNDGSAATTTRIAVSLGAPNKWGVDEQGQFTPEFMTEPYLDVLRLLRRLYEEKLVNRDFAVLDDDEAEKQYDTGRGGLRVGVAQNAKGMQDRLTGSGIKGEYDLAPMTGPSGVRATAEPGNNGFYVFPKSSVKSEEELKKILGFIDKMLDEEMATLQLRGLEGRHFVRTEGGAAEYKDFELFQKEVKPYRDTFFNLEGYKGVPLKDTPLGEKGKRIPKESLASAVRNPAAGLESRTYTERGRELEERIGDAQTKFIMGRIDEAGWQAEVQAWLKAGGEQMIREYEEAYRKASSAR encoded by the coding sequence ATGGGTGCAGGACAACGATGGGCGGCCGGCCTGACGGCCTGCTGCACGATGCTGCTCGCCGGCTGCAGCGGTGAAGAGCGGGGGAGCGCTACGGAGAGCGGGACGGCGGACCGCTTCCCGATCACGATCGCGGCGGCCCAGGTGGGAGACGCGCTGGCGGACGGCAATGACGTGGAGCGTGCGATCGAGGCGTATACGGGCACGCAGCTGGATATCCAGTGGATCCCCAGCGCCGCTTATGACGACAAGGTGAGCGTGCTGATCGCTTCGGGCAAGCTGCCGATGATGCTGCGCCTGAAGTCGACGCCGCCGTCCGCAAGAGCGATTCAGTCGGGCCTGTTCTGGGAGATCGGGCCGTATCTGCCCTCCTACCCTAACCTGTCGGCGCTCAGCCCGCAGTATTACGATAACATCCGGGTGGATGGCAAGCTGTACGGCGTTCCGCTGTTCCGGGACATCGCCCGTTCCGCGGTCGTGTACCGGAAGGACTGGCTGGAGAAGCTCGGGATGAACCTGCCCGTGACCGCGGAGCAGTGGTATGAGGTCTGCCGGGCCATGGCGCTGGGGGACCCGGACGGCAACGGCAGGGACGATACCTACGGTCTCATTCTCGGCAAAAAATACAATGACGGTTCCGCGGCCACCACTACGCGGATTGCGGTATCCCTCGGCGCGCCGAACAAGTGGGGGGTGGATGAGCAGGGCCAATTCACCCCGGAGTTCATGACCGAGCCTTATCTGGATGTGCTGCGCCTGCTGCGGCGTCTGTATGAGGAGAAGCTCGTGAACCGTGACTTCGCTGTGCTTGATGACGACGAGGCCGAGAAGCAGTATGACACCGGCCGCGGGGGACTGCGCGTCGGCGTAGCCCAGAACGCCAAGGGCATGCAGGACCGGCTTACCGGCTCGGGCATCAAGGGCGAGTACGATCTCGCCCCGATGACCGGCCCATCCGGTGTCCGTGCTACAGCGGAGCCGGGCAACAACGGCTTCTACGTGTTCCCCAAGTCCTCCGTCAAGAGCGAGGAGGAGCTGAAGAAGATTCTGGGCTTCATCGACAAGATGCTCGATGAGGAGATGGCGACGCTGCAGCTGAGGGGGCTCGAGGGGCGGCACTTCGTCCGCACGGAAGGCGGGGCGGCGGAGTATAAGGACTTCGAGCTGTTCCAGAAGGAAGTGAAGCCTTACCGCGATACCTTTTTCAACCTGGAGGGCTACAAAGGCGTTCCGCTCAAGGACACGCCTCTTGGGGAGAAGGGCAAGCGAATCCCGAAGGAAAGCCTCGCTTCGGCGGTGCGCAACCCGGCGGCGGGGCTCGAATCCCGCACCTACACGGAGCGGGGCCGGGAGCTCGAGGAGCGCATCGGGGACGCACAGACGAAGTTCATCATGGGCCGGATTGACGAGGCGGGCTGGCAGGCGGAGGTGCAGGCCTGGCTGAAGGCGGGCGGCGAGCAGATGATCCGGGAATATGAGGAAGCCTACAGGAAGGCGTCTTCAGCCCGGTGA
- a CDS encoding copper amine oxidase N-terminal domain-containing protein: MKMNKPWMITASAIVATSLMTGSAFAKSENGSSANAAASASVQATAAKEEKDAKVKADATVTSDTYGEHGHQGYKGLLNAIENVKDKPAGAVIADLLVSKYGSQLTAEQKAEFEALVEADAALTAAADVLDAQGSVTEAVYVQKEAVKVNVKNIDSYKKLGKLLDKSGQAGVKLYVNGEEPSMEVRPFIREGNTLVPFRAISEALKAEVSWNAEERSVTVTRDGITVKLFIDSKTAYVNGEEVTLEVPAAIENGSTVVPVRFVSEALKATVKWENETKFVVIYEEQ, translated from the coding sequence ATGAAAATGAACAAGCCATGGATGATCACCGCTTCGGCGATCGTCGCTACCAGCCTGATGACCGGTTCCGCTTTCGCGAAATCGGAGAACGGCAGCTCCGCAAACGCGGCAGCCTCCGCTTCGGTACAAGCGACTGCAGCGAAGGAAGAGAAGGATGCCAAGGTGAAGGCGGACGCTACGGTAACTTCCGATACGTACGGCGAGCATGGGCACCAGGGCTACAAGGGCCTGCTTAATGCGATCGAGAACGTGAAGGACAAGCCGGCGGGCGCAGTCATCGCTGACCTGCTCGTAAGCAAGTACGGCAGCCAGCTGACGGCTGAGCAGAAGGCTGAATTCGAAGCCCTCGTAGAGGCCGATGCAGCACTGACGGCAGCAGCTGACGTGCTTGACGCTCAAGGCAGCGTGACGGAAGCGGTATACGTCCAGAAGGAAGCCGTTAAAGTCAACGTGAAGAACATCGACTCCTACAAGAAGCTCGGCAAGCTGCTCGACAAGTCCGGCCAAGCCGGCGTGAAGCTCTACGTGAACGGCGAAGAGCCTTCGATGGAAGTTCGTCCTTTCATCCGTGAAGGCAACACGCTCGTGCCTTTCCGCGCGATCTCCGAAGCCCTGAAGGCGGAAGTGAGCTGGAACGCGGAAGAGCGCTCCGTAACGGTAACCCGTGACGGCATCACCGTGAAGCTCTTCATCGACAGCAAGACGGCTTATGTGAACGGCGAAGAAGTGACGCTTGAAGTGCCTGCAGCAATCGAGAACGGCAGCACGGTTGTGCCTGTCCGTTTCGTGAGCGAAGCCCTCAAAGCTACGGTGAAGTGGGAAAACGAAACGAAGTTCGTCGTGATTTACGAAGAGCAGTAA
- a CDS encoding SDR family oxidoreductase, whose protein sequence is MNTGRLNGKAALVTGASRGIGRGIAERLARDGAVVAIHYGSRRDAAEEAAARIQAEGGTAFPVGADLGSLESIEAMWGQLDAKLTELTGEARFDILVNNAGIGTRGKIGETTEAMFDELMTVNVKAPFFLIQGALPRMRDGGRIINISSGVTRIAYPDLAAYNMTKGALNTLTLTLAKELGPRGITVNAILPGIVDTEMNAAWLHEPQAWKFASEMSALGRVGQPGDIADIAGFLASDDSRWVTAQMIDATGGSHL, encoded by the coding sequence ATGAATACAGGCAGATTGAATGGCAAGGCGGCCCTGGTGACTGGTGCGAGCCGAGGGATTGGAAGAGGCATCGCGGAGCGGCTGGCCCGGGATGGGGCTGTCGTGGCCATCCACTATGGCAGCCGGAGGGATGCGGCGGAGGAAGCTGCTGCCCGCATTCAGGCGGAAGGAGGTACGGCCTTCCCCGTGGGGGCGGATCTCGGGAGCCTGGAGAGCATCGAAGCCATGTGGGGGCAGCTGGATGCGAAGCTCACAGAGCTCACGGGTGAAGCCAGATTCGATATCCTGGTCAACAATGCGGGGATTGGAACCCGCGGGAAGATCGGAGAGACGACGGAGGCCATGTTCGATGAGCTGATGACGGTGAATGTCAAAGCCCCGTTCTTCCTGATCCAGGGGGCGCTGCCGAGAATGAGGGACGGCGGGCGCATCATCAACATCTCCTCGGGCGTGACCCGGATTGCCTATCCGGACCTTGCAGCCTACAACATGACCAAGGGAGCGCTGAATACGCTGACGCTGACGCTCGCCAAGGAGCTCGGTCCGCGAGGCATCACGGTCAACGCGATCCTGCCGGGGATCGTCGACACCGAGATGAATGCCGCCTGGCTGCATGAGCCGCAGGCCTGGAAGTTCGCTTCGGAGATGTCCGCTCTGGGCCGGGTGGGCCAGCCGGGCGACATCGCCGATATCGCGGGCTTCCTGGCCTCGGACGACAGCCGCTGGGTGACGGCCCAGATGATCGACGCCACCGGCGGTTCGCATTTGTAA
- a CDS encoding RNA polymerase sigma factor, producing the protein MFTVQGRRRPDAGGGEAEERADAGGGSGESGFTVSAGSGAPSGALAQRDSVEKELVERARSGDREAFGELVRMHRARALGWAGSLTRDAHMAEDIVDDLRRA; encoded by the coding sequence ATGTTCACGGTACAGGGCAGGAGGCGGCCGGACGCAGGAGGGGGGGAAGCAGAGGAACGGGCAGATGCGGGCGGAGGGTCTGGTGAATCCGGCTTTACCGTGAGCGCAGGAAGCGGAGCCCCTTCGGGTGCCTTGGCCCAAAGGGATTCGGTGGAGAAGGAGCTCGTGGAGCGGGCGAGATCCGGCGACCGGGAGGCGTTCGGAGAACTGGTGCGGATGCACCGGGCGAGAGCGCTCGGATGGGCCGGTTCGCTGACGCGGGATGCCCATATGGCCGAGGATATTGTGGATGACCTTAGGCGAGCGTGA
- a CDS encoding MerR family transcriptional regulator, protein MFKISDFSKLSRVSVKTLRYYDQIGLLRPAHTDGDSGYRYYTADQLYRLHRILAFKDLGFTLEQIGPILEEVSCEEINGMLRLKQAELQQKVLEEQARLARIEARVQQIRLEEGKAPVSEPVVKRIDAELAATLRAQVPRSHLGQLAAEAQRHVQGQGMAPGPLVVQWHDCGLPDGRVDIEVGVLLGRPIRDDGRFRVTRLPEMPLVASFLHRCDPRGVCRASSQLAQWIERNGYRICG, encoded by the coding sequence ATGTTCAAAATCAGTGATTTCTCAAAGCTCAGCCGGGTATCGGTGAAGACGCTGAGGTATTACGACCAGATCGGACTGCTGAGGCCCGCCCATACGGACGGGGATTCAGGCTACCGCTATTATACGGCCGACCAGCTGTACCGGCTGCACCGGATCCTGGCGTTCAAGGATCTCGGCTTTACGCTCGAGCAGATCGGTCCCATTCTCGAAGAGGTATCGTGCGAGGAGATCAACGGCATGCTGCGCCTGAAGCAGGCGGAGCTGCAGCAGAAGGTGCTCGAGGAGCAGGCCCGGCTGGCGCGGATTGAAGCGCGGGTGCAGCAGATCCGCCTCGAGGAAGGGAAGGCGCCGGTCAGCGAGCCGGTCGTGAAGCGCATTGACGCGGAGCTGGCCGCCACCCTGCGGGCTCAGGTGCCAAGGTCGCATCTCGGCCAGCTGGCTGCGGAGGCGCAGCGGCATGTGCAGGGGCAGGGCATGGCCCCCGGCCCGCTGGTGGTGCAGTGGCATGACTGCGGCCTGCCGGACGGCCGGGTGGATATCGAAGTCGGCGTTCTGCTGGGGAGACCGATCCGGGACGACGGCCGCTTCCGCGTGACGAGGCTGCCGGAGATGCCGCTCGTCGCCTCGTTCCTGCACCGCTGCGACCCCCGGGGTGTCTGCCGGGCCTCCTCCCAGCTCGCCCAGTGGATCGAGAGGAACGGCTACCGCATTTGCGGATGA
- the pfkB gene encoding 1-phosphofructokinase, which produces MTKSEVLTVTLNPSIDKTIVLPELRVGSLNRTSEVRLDPGGKGINVARLLHEFGVGVTAAGWSGGAEGEALMGYLKRDGIAASFTPVQGRTRTNLKIVDSSKELTTEINEAGAVVTEAELAAFIRDFTLLLEDVSYLILGGSIPPGVPDTIYARLAGIAREHGVKTVLDADGEALREGLQAVPFAVKPNIHELERLLGRTLASDEEIVEAARELLGQGVSIVIVSMGEAGSIAVSGEEAYRVNPFEITVKSTVGAGDSMVACLVHCLLQGKGLRDIAAWTAAAGTLTASKEGTQLCTLAEVQEHVHRVEVHSIGVHPL; this is translated from the coding sequence ATGACCAAATCGGAAGTACTGACGGTAACGCTGAATCCGTCGATTGACAAGACGATTGTGCTGCCCGAGCTGCGGGTCGGTTCGCTGAACCGGACGTCGGAGGTGCGGCTGGATCCCGGGGGCAAAGGGATTAACGTAGCCCGCCTGCTGCACGAGTTCGGCGTCGGAGTTACTGCGGCCGGCTGGAGCGGAGGAGCCGAAGGCGAGGCGCTGATGGGCTACCTGAAGCGGGACGGCATTGCGGCGAGCTTCACCCCGGTGCAGGGCCGGACGCGGACGAACCTGAAGATCGTCGACTCCTCGAAGGAGCTGACGACGGAGATCAACGAAGCGGGAGCGGTAGTGACGGAGGCGGAGCTGGCGGCTTTCATCCGGGATTTTACCCTGCTGCTGGAGGATGTCTCGTACCTGATCCTGGGCGGAAGCATCCCGCCTGGCGTGCCGGATACGATCTATGCCCGGCTCGCCGGAATTGCCCGGGAGCACGGAGTGAAGACGGTGCTGGATGCGGACGGTGAAGCGCTTAGGGAAGGGCTGCAAGCGGTTCCGTTCGCGGTCAAGCCGAACATTCACGAGCTGGAGCGGCTGCTCGGCCGGACCTTGGCTTCGGATGAGGAGATCGTCGAGGCGGCCAGGGAGCTGCTGGGACAGGGCGTGTCGATCGTCATCGTATCAATGGGCGAAGCGGGCTCCATTGCCGTCAGCGGGGAGGAAGCGTACCGGGTGAATCCTTTTGAGATCACCGTCAAAAGCACGGTGGGCGCCGGGGATTCCATGGTCGCCTGCCTGGTGCACTGCCTGCTGCAGGGCAAGGGACTGCGCGATATAGCGGCTTGGACGGCTGCGGCCGGCACCTTGACCGCTTCGAAGGAAGGCACCCAGCTGTGCACGCTCGCCGAAGTGCAGGAGCATGTTCACCGGGTCGAGGTACATTCAATCGGAGTGCATCCACTGTAA
- a CDS encoding helix-turn-helix domain-containing protein: MGGEGEAAAALDEFTYIEGRLRDLSLTGRELRDQLSKHAGQLKELYVLKLFTGQASEKDYHYQAEKYGFPRSWKHLTVLTLQIDSLRDTRYREEDQDLLLFAINNMVGELLPEPVRFSPIVLESSQVTLFASDREDAQELKNQVHAIAEEIRTKVYEYLGLKVSIGVSRPFERIGEAVEAYSESLYALRSRLSLGSDIVVHYGDTGTGGGLSAAGSHHLRLLEDQIVHALKMNPDRVPELFEEYMASVADKEIGFGEYAAVMIQLVAKVYGLVQEQGGTVENICGPRASMEVFLKLYTLEQLKSWFTNDLLGPVSSHLNRQADSQHTDIAGRMLRMIQEQYDEDLSLDSCAAALNFHPVYLSRVFKKETGVNFSEYLMEYRMKVAKQMLEESNIRISDIADKLRYTNTSAFIRVFRKVVGMTPGKYREQCSGK; this comes from the coding sequence ATGGGCGGCGAAGGGGAGGCGGCGGCCGCGCTCGACGAGTTCACCTACATCGAAGGCCGGCTGAGGGATTTGTCGCTGACCGGCAGGGAGCTGCGGGACCAGCTGTCGAAGCATGCCGGACAACTGAAGGAGCTGTATGTGCTGAAGCTCTTTACCGGACAGGCCAGTGAGAAGGATTACCATTATCAGGCCGAGAAGTACGGGTTCCCGAGAAGCTGGAAGCATCTTACCGTACTGACGCTGCAGATCGATTCGCTCCGGGACACGCGGTACCGGGAGGAGGATCAGGACCTGCTCCTGTTCGCCATCAATAACATGGTGGGCGAGCTGCTGCCGGAGCCGGTGCGGTTCAGTCCGATCGTCCTTGAATCCTCTCAGGTAACGCTGTTCGCGAGCGACCGGGAGGACGCGCAGGAGCTGAAGAATCAGGTTCATGCGATAGCCGAGGAGATCCGTACGAAGGTCTATGAATATCTGGGGCTGAAGGTGAGCATCGGGGTGTCCCGGCCGTTCGAGCGGATCGGCGAGGCGGTGGAGGCGTATTCCGAGTCTCTCTATGCGCTCCGGAGCCGGCTCAGTCTCGGTAGCGACATTGTGGTGCATTATGGGGATACCGGCACGGGCGGGGGACTCAGCGCGGCCGGCTCGCACCACCTCCGGCTGCTGGAGGATCAGATTGTGCATGCCCTCAAGATGAATCCCGACCGGGTTCCAGAGCTGTTCGAAGAGTATATGGCCTCGGTGGCGGACAAGGAGATCGGCTTCGGGGAATATGCCGCAGTGATGATCCAGCTCGTGGCGAAGGTCTACGGTCTGGTGCAGGAGCAGGGCGGTACCGTGGAGAACATCTGCGGTCCGAGAGCGTCGATGGAGGTGTTCCTGAAGCTGTATACTCTCGAGCAGCTCAAATCCTGGTTTACGAATGATCTCCTGGGACCGGTCTCGTCCCACCTGAACCGGCAGGCGGATTCGCAGCATACGGACATTGCGGGACGGATGCTCCGCATGATCCAGGAGCAGTACGATGAGGACCTGTCGCTCGATTCGTGCGCGGCGGCCCTGAATTTCCACCCGGTGTACCTTAGCCGCGTATTCAAAAAGGAGACCGGCGTCAACTTCAGCGAGTACCTGATGGAGTACCGGATGAAGGTGGCCAAGCAGATGCTCGAGGAATCGAATATCCGCATCTCGGATATTGCGGACAAGCTGCGCTACACGAACACCTCGGCCTTCATCCGGGTATTCCGCAAGGTGGTCGGCATGACTCCGGGCAAATACAGGGAGCAGTGCAGCGGCAAGTGA
- a CDS encoding DeoR/GlpR family DNA-binding transcription regulator, with product MFGEERKTKIMERLEREERVDVVELSQSLEVSESTVRRDLRELEEAGLLKRTHGGAVSNKIAVKNGVNLEPSFREKEVQYQREKQAIARKAVEWIREGDTVLLDSGTTTFYILQELKAFRQLTVVTNAVISPQHLDHHPGIELIFLGGTFRAQTQSMVGMFTEQSLGLIRVDKCFIATNGVDPVQGLTTPTMAEAAIKRRMISCAQEVVLVTDSSKFGRTHFAKFGELEQIHTCITDAGIPENDIKSLRSRGITVVTVDTDRND from the coding sequence GTGTTCGGAGAAGAGAGAAAGACGAAGATCATGGAACGGCTCGAACGCGAGGAACGGGTCGATGTGGTCGAGCTGAGCCAGAGCCTCGAGGTGTCCGAATCCACGGTCCGCCGGGATTTGCGTGAGCTCGAAGAGGCCGGGCTGCTGAAGCGGACCCATGGCGGCGCGGTGTCGAACAAGATCGCCGTGAAGAACGGGGTGAATCTCGAGCCGAGCTTCCGTGAGAAGGAAGTGCAGTACCAGCGGGAGAAGCAGGCCATCGCCCGCAAGGCGGTCGAGTGGATCCGCGAGGGAGACACGGTGCTGCTCGACTCGGGAACGACGACGTTCTATATTTTGCAGGAATTGAAAGCGTTTCGACAGCTGACGGTCGTCACCAATGCCGTCATCTCTCCCCAGCATCTGGACCACCACCCGGGGATCGAGCTGATCTTCCTGGGCGGAACGTTCCGGGCTCAGACGCAGTCCATGGTCGGGATGTTCACCGAGCAGAGCCTCGGCCTGATACGGGTGGATAAGTGCTTTATCGCCACCAACGGGGTGGACCCCGTGCAGGGATTGACGACGCCGACGATGGCCGAAGCGGCGATCAAGCGCAGGATGATCTCCTGCGCACAGGAAGTGGTGCTGGTTACGGATTCGTCGAAGTTCGGACGGACGCATTTTGCCAAGTTTGGGGAGCTGGAGCAGATCCACACGTGCATCACGGACGCGGGCATCCCCGAGAATGATATCAAAAGCCTTCGCAGCCGCGGCATTACGGTAGTGACGGTAGATACGGATAGGAATGATTAA
- a CDS encoding VOC family protein: protein MLTSLEHMQIPVREMDRAIKWYTEELGFRLANRDGGRTAFLTLPEGPVLMLWQTDDEATYAHYTVNGTDFPVLLYRTERIHELHDRLKESGTRMQLYRNDGFAWVLKFYDPEGNLWGVLQFNPDSDIGRQDVS from the coding sequence TTGCTTACTTCGCTGGAGCATATGCAGATTCCCGTGCGGGAGATGGACCGGGCGATCAAGTGGTATACCGAAGAGCTGGGCTTTCGGCTGGCGAACCGTGACGGCGGGAGGACCGCCTTCCTGACCCTGCCAGAGGGGCCGGTCCTCATGTTGTGGCAGACCGATGATGAGGCGACCTATGCGCATTATACGGTGAACGGTACGGATTTTCCGGTGCTGTTATACCGGACGGAGCGAATTCATGAGCTTCATGACCGCTTGAAGGAATCGGGCACGCGGATGCAGCTGTACCGCAATGACGGTTTCGCCTGGGTGCTCAAGTTTTATGACCCGGAAGGGAATTTGTGGGGTGTACTGCAGTTCAACCCCGATTCCGACATCGGGCGGCAGGACGTTTCATAA
- a CDS encoding helix-turn-helix domain-containing protein encodes MRIHKRFNTIFHRLVFSYILLIILTAIFMGIASYLYFSNHFNREIEKAHEVTLENVSSSLRHQVFDRMVKTYAELTVNKLNAEHVLFFFTNPVKQHNAKIGEAHSYLQYLASVSEGTIRSIDMYYKHNRMLISSERGYRQLQGSEPWPAVEWLDGMDFSESSLLWLDSAPLLSGGAAGEIILAASYPYVPGETNQGYVVIRADAEALARQLGGSSLSEHGSLLVAGPHTLYGEMQEELPSEVLQRLRAAGAPSGSFLETIGGSPYMLTYVSLPHADWKLAGLTPLGDFYRGRDTAALTLLAIGAAAIGLGILLSCLFSARIYHPIRSLAERARDLFRDGSPQRSGREENEVLQINGLIDNLSVKVTRLEHTLQANLPLVKQSLVTNLLGGSPVPPAELEGLLGLLGIAPPPYWSAVHFRFDELSFSRLTVENRQFLLYHFIEQFEDMNTGELVCLGVQASGRGVSALVLARQPDTAPLLRRIDSLQSFTCAHFSVVAAAAVGSWLEEAAGAALAFREAEAMLQYRFLFPSRELFHGKEWLERERSGRALDGSWLAQWVKALRAGDVPLAERLLADWAEQLRTGGFSAAYARQSAGDALHAYRQYLFEVHLAPEEVLTGELSLQPHTPGDLAEWQRWLGLAAARASALLRERTAARTDYTVDKVKAYIDAHLADDLSLNAAAEQVSLNPAYLSRMFKAATGINYVDYVTSERMNRAKTLLSTTDTQIERIALLVGYANPAYFSKKFKEAFGLSPSEFRARRGDREDQAM; translated from the coding sequence ATGCGGATTCACAAACGCTTCAATACGATATTCCACCGGCTCGTGTTCTCCTATATTCTTCTGATCATCCTGACCGCCATCTTCATGGGCATCGCATCTTATCTCTACTTCTCGAACCACTTCAACCGCGAGATCGAAAAAGCGCACGAAGTCACGCTGGAGAATGTCAGCTCCTCGCTGCGCCACCAGGTCTTCGACCGCATGGTCAAAACGTATGCGGAGCTCACCGTGAACAAGCTGAACGCGGAGCACGTTCTCTTCTTTTTCACGAATCCGGTGAAGCAGCATAACGCCAAGATCGGCGAAGCCCACAGCTACCTGCAGTATCTGGCGTCGGTGAGCGAAGGGACGATCCGCTCCATTGATATGTATTACAAACATAACCGCATGCTGATCTCTTCCGAAAGAGGATACCGGCAGCTTCAGGGCTCGGAGCCCTGGCCCGCCGTCGAATGGCTCGACGGGATGGACTTCTCGGAGAGCTCCCTGCTCTGGCTGGATAGCGCCCCGCTGCTCTCCGGGGGAGCGGCCGGCGAGATTATCCTGGCCGCCTCTTATCCTTATGTGCCCGGGGAAACGAATCAGGGCTATGTGGTCATCCGTGCCGATGCGGAGGCCCTCGCACGACAGCTGGGCGGCTCTTCCCTGAGCGAGCATGGCTCGCTCCTCGTCGCCGGCCCCCACACCCTCTACGGAGAGATGCAGGAGGAACTTCCTTCGGAAGTCCTTCAGCGGCTCCGTGCGGCCGGGGCACCTTCCGGCAGCTTCCTGGAGACGATCGGCGGCAGCCCGTACATGCTGACCTACGTCTCCCTGCCGCATGCCGACTGGAAGCTGGCCGGCCTGACGCCGCTCGGGGACTTCTACCGCGGGCGCGATACCGCCGCCCTGACCCTGCTGGCGATCGGCGCCGCCGCCATCGGCCTCGGGATTCTGCTCTCGTGCCTGTTCTCGGCACGGATCTACCACCCGATCCGCTCGCTGGCGGAGCGGGCCAGAGACCTGTTCCGCGACGGAAGCCCGCAGCGCAGCGGCAGGGAAGAGAACGAAGTGCTGCAGATCAACGGCCTGATCGACAACCTGTCGGTGAAGGTCACCCGCCTCGAGCATACGCTGCAGGCGAATCTGCCGCTGGTGAAGCAGAGCCTCGTGACCAACCTGCTCGGCGGCTCCCCGGTTCCCCCGGCCGAGCTCGAAGGCCTGCTGGGACTGCTCGGCATTGCGCCGCCGCCTTACTGGAGCGCGGTCCACTTCCGCTTCGACGAGCTATCGTTCTCCCGCCTCACAGTGGAGAACCGCCAATTCCTGCTCTATCATTTCATCGAGCAGTTCGAGGACATGAATACCGGCGAGCTTGTCTGCCTCGGCGTGCAGGCCTCCGGCCGCGGCGTCAGCGCCCTCGTCCTGGCCCGGCAGCCGGACACCGCTCCCCTCCTGCGCCGCATCGATTCGCTGCAGTCGTTCACCTGCGCTCACTTCAGCGTGGTGGCGGCCGCGGCGGTCGGCAGCTGGCTGGAGGAGGCGGCCGGCGCCGCGCTCGCCTTCCGCGAAGCCGAAGCCATGCTGCAGTACCGCTTCCTGTTTCCTTCCCGGGAGCTCTTCCACGGGAAGGAGTGGCTGGAGCGGGAGCGCAGCGGCCGGGCGCTGGACGGCAGCTGGCTCGCCCAGTGGGTCAAGGCGCTGCGCGCCGGGGACGTGCCGCTGGCGGAACGCCTGCTCGCCGACTGGGCGGAGCAGCTGCGCACCGGCGGCTTCAGCGCGGCCTACGCCCGCCAGAGCGCCGGCGATGCGCTGCACGCCTACCGGCAGTACCTCTTCGAGGTGCATCTGGCCCCCGAAGAGGTGCTGACCGGCGAGCTGTCGCTGCAGCCGCACACCCCTGGCGATCTGGCCGAGTGGCAGCGCTGGCTCGGCCTCGCCGCCGCCCGGGCCTCCGCGCTGCTGCGCGAGAGAACCGCCGCCCGGACCGATTATACGGTCGACAAGGTGAAAGCCTACATCGACGCCCACCTGGCCGATGATCTGTCCCTGAACGCCGCCGCGGAGCAGGTGTCCCTGAATCCCGCCTATCTCAGCCGGATGTTCAAGGCCGCCACCGGCATCAACTACGTGGATTACGTAACGTCCGAGCGGATGAACCGGGCGAAGACGCTGCTCTCCACGACGGATACGCAGATCGAGCGGATTGCCCTGCTCGTCGGCTATGCCAATCCGGCTTACTTCTCGAAAAAGTTCAAGGAAGCGTTCGGGCTCAGCCCCAGCGAATTCCGGGCACGGAGGGGAGACCGGGAGGATCAGGCCATGTAA